From one Salvia splendens isolate huo1 unplaced genomic scaffold, SspV2 ctg32, whole genome shotgun sequence genomic stretch:
- the LOC121789733 gene encoding probable 1-deoxy-D-xylulose-5-phosphate synthase 2, chloroplastic, whose amino-acid sequence MASSCGVLNSSFLPLLHSDDSSTLLSRSAAALPLKKHKFAVVAALQHDNTSDVVASGDGLARQKTRSLNFTGEKPPTPILDTINYPIHMKNLSVEELERLADELREEIVYSVSKTGGHLSSSLGVSELTVALHHVFNTPDDKIIWDVGHQAYPHKILTGRRSRMHTIRQTFGLAGFPKRDESAHDAFGAGHSSTSISAGLGMAVGRDLLHKDNHVISVIGDGAMTAGQAYEALNNAGFLDSNLIIVLNDNKQVSLPTATIDGPAPPVGALSKALTRLQASRKFRQLREAAKGVTKQMGEQAHEIASKVDTYMKGMMGKPGASLFEELGIYYIGPVDGHNIEDLVYIFNKVKEMPAPGPVLIHIITEKGKGYPPAEVAADKMHGVVKFDPKTGKQIKAKSNTKSYTQYFAESLVAEAEVDDKIVAIHAAMGGGTGLNYFQKRFPDRCFDVGIAEQHAVTFAAGMATEGLKPFCTIYSSFLQRGYDQVVHDVDLQKLPVRFMMDRAGVVGADGPTHCGAFDTTYMACLPNMVVMAPSDELELMHMIATAATIDDRPSCVRYPRGNGIGAPLPPNNKGTPLQVGKGRILREGSRVAILGFGTIVQNCLAAANLLNEHGMSVTVADARFCKPLDGELIKKLVQEHEVLITVEEGSIGGFSAHISHFLSLNGLLDGSLKWRPMVLPDRYIDHGAQTDQIEEAGLSPKHIAATVVSLIGGAKDSLHLINNL is encoded by the exons atggcATCTTCTTGTGGAGTTCTCAACAGCAGTTTCTTGCCTTTGCTCCACTCTGATGATTCCTCCACCTTGTTATCTCGCTCTGCTGCAGCTCTCCCCCTCAAAAAGCATAAG tTCGCGGTCGTGGCAGCGCTTCAACACGACAACACGAGCGACGTAGTTGCGAGCGGAGATGGCTTGGCGAGGCAGAAAACGAGATCTCTCAATTTCACGGGAGAGAAGCCTCCTACGCCGATTTTGGATACCATCAACTATCCAATTCACATGAAAAACCTGTCCGTCGAG GAGCTGGAGAGACTGGCGGATGAGCTGAGGGAGGAGATAGTGTACTCGGTGTCGAAAACGGGCGGGCATCTGAGCTCAAGCTTAGGCGTGTCGGAGCTCACCGTCGCGCTGCATCACGTGTTCAACACCCCAGATGATAAAATCATCTGGGATGTTGGACACCAGGCGTACCCGCACAAGATCCTCACCGGGAGGAGGTCCAGAATGCACACCATTCGACAAACCTTCGGCCTAGCCGGATTCCCTAAACGCGACGAGAGCGCCCACGACGCCTTCGGAGCCGGCCACAGCTCAACCAGCATCTCTGCTGGTTTAGGCATGGCCGTGGGGAGGGACTTGCTACACAAGGACAACCATGTGATATCAGTCATTGGAGACGGCGCCATGACCGCGGGCCAGGCGTACGAGGCGCTCAACAACGCGGGATTCCTCGATTCGAACCTCATCATAGTCTTGAATGACAACAAGCAGGTCTCCCTGCCCACGGCCACCATCGACGGCCCTGCTCCCCCCGTCGGAGCCCTCAGCAAAGCCCTCACCCGTCTTCAAGCCAGCAGGAAGTTCCGCCAGCTCCGTGAAGCAGCAAAG GGCGTGACGAAGCAGATGGGAGAGCAGGCACATGAGATTGCATCAAAGGTGGACACCTACATGAAGGGGATGATGGGGAAGCCCGGGGCCTCGCTCTTCGAGGAGCTCGGGATCTACTACATCGGCCCGGTCGACGGCCACAACATTGAAGATCTGGTATACATATTCAACAAGGTCAAGGAAATGCCAGCGCCAGGGCCTGTCCTCATCCACATCATCACTGAGAAGGGAAAAGGCTATCCTCCTGCAGAAGTTGCTGCAGACAAGATGCATGGAGTGGTCAAGTTTGATCCCAAAACTGGGAAACAGATCAAAGCCAAATCTAACACCAAATCCTACACTCAATACTTCGCGGAGTCTCTGGTCGCAGAAGCAGAGGTAGACGACAAGATCGTGGCGATCCACGCAGCAATGGGGGGCGGCACGGGGCTCAACTACTTCCAGAAGCGGTTCCCGGACAGGTGCTTCGACGTGGGGATAGCAGAGCAGCACGCTGTGACGTTCGCAGCCGGGATGGCAACTGAAGGGCTGAAGCCCTTCTGCACCATCTACTCCTCCTTCCTGCAGAGGGGGTACGATCAGGTGGTTCACGACGTAGATCTTCAAAAGCTCCCCGTCCGGTTCATGATGGACCGGGCGGGAGTGGTGGGGGCCGACGGCCCCACCCACTGTGGCGCCTTCGACACCACCTACATGGCCTGCCTGCCCAACATGGTCGTCATGGCGCCCTCCGACGAGCTCGAGCTCATGCACATGATCGCCACCGCCGCCACCATCGACGACCGCCCCAGCTGCGTCAGATATCCCAGGGGAAACGGTATCGGCGCGCCTCTCCCGCCTAACAACAAAGGAACTCCTCTACAG GTCGGAAAGGGAAGGATTTTAAGGGAAGGGTCCAGAGTTGCCATCCTCGGATTTGGTACTATAGTGCAAAACTGTTTGGCAGCGGCTAACCTTCTTAACGAGCATGGCATGTCTGTCACAGTAGCAGATGCGAGATTTTGTAAGCCACTCGATGGGGAGCTGATCAAGAAGCTAGTGCAGGAGCACGAGGTTCTCATCACTGTTGAAGAGGGATCGATTGGCGGATTCAGCGCACATATCTCTCATTTCTTGTCCCTCAACGGACTTCTAGACGGAAGCCTTAAG TGGAGGCCAATGGTGCTCCCGGACAGGTACATTGATCACGGGGCGCAGACGGATCAAATCGAAGAAGCCGGGCTGAGTCCTAAACACATTGCGGCGACGGTTGTGTCACTGATTGGTGGAGCAAAGGACAGTCTTCATCTAATCAACAACTTGTGA
- the LOC121789732 gene encoding uncharacterized protein LOC121789732, with translation MNKIITKILASRLALLPPLVIAPNQSGFIKGRLLSDNALLAQELIHDLGKDLSSKGRSPNLALKLDMAKAYGRVQWPFLLKVLEKMGFSPAWVGMVSRCISSCWFSVLVNGGPAGFFQSSRGLRQGICYRLLSLC, from the coding sequence AtgaacaagatcatcacaaaaATCTTAGCTTCGAGACTAGCACTTTTGCCCCCTCTTGTCATTGCGCCAAATCAGAGTGGGTTCATCAAGGGCCGCCTGCTGAGTGATAATGCCCTGCTGGCTCAGGAGCTGATCCATGACCTGGGGAAGGACCTTTCGAGCAAAGGGAGATCGCCTAATCTGGCTctcaagctagatatggcgAAGGCATATGGCagagtgcagtggcctttcTTGTTGAAGGTCTTGGAGAAGATGGGATTCTCACCTGCCTGGGTGGGTATGGTTAGTAGATGCATCTCGTCGTGTTGGTTCTCTGTCTTGGTGAACGGTGGTCCGGCAGGCTTCTTCCAGTCTTCCAGGGGGTTGAGGCAGGGGATCTGTTATCGCCTTCTCTCTTTGTGCTAG